ATAAGTTGGGACATTATTCAATGTGAGAAAATAAATTCAGCTAAAGATAATAATCAGCAACAACCCTGCTTTTACGTATTTTCTTGCAATAAGAACCTACCTCTACATGCTTTGGATTTACTTTGTAGGCTGCAAGAGCTTCTTTGTTTTCAAACGTAGAAATAAGAACTGCGTCATAAGCCATATCACTGTCCAGCACATTGATGCCCACTTCTAAAGATTTAATTTCAGGTACTATTCCTACTAAAGCTTCCAGATGTTCTTTCATCCAGATAGCATTTTCTGCTTTTGTTTTACCTTCAGCTTCTTCTTCTAATTTCCACATAACGACATGTTTCAGCATAACTTTTTCCTCCTGTTTTTTGCTTGTAAAGATAAGGATTTATAAGATATTGATAATGCTCTGCCTCGGCATTATTTCTATATTATATTTTATTGTTAAATATCACAAATGAATTATTTTTTTATTAATTTTACCAGTATTGTAATATTGGTCTATGTAGAAACACAAATAGAAGGAAATATGAAATACTATAAATTTATTCAAATAATGTTGATCTTTACGCTTCTCAGCGTAAAATCTCAAGCGGCTTTAAAGAATGATTATGTCTTGATAATTAATTCATATACTGAAGGTGATGAATGGGCTAATAGAATCCAGAATGTTATAATTCAGGAGATGTATCATGAAATAAATACTTCAACA
This genomic interval from uncultured Bacteroides sp. contains the following:
- a CDS encoding Dabb family protein; amino-acid sequence: MWKLEEEAEGKTKAENAIWMKEHLEALVGIVPEIKSLEVGINVLDSDMAYDAVLISTFENKEALAAYKVNPKHVEVGSYCKKIRKSRVVADYYL